Proteins encoded by one window of Syntrophales bacterium:
- the nuoE gene encoding NADH-quinone oxidoreductase subunit NuoE translates to MVRDKGKKAIADKVQEIVKSYDSDPSAVIAILQDVQAEFNYLPREALVAVSEAMNIPLSRVYEISTFYNAFSLKPRGRHVIEICAGTACHVQGGDKIMDRFERELGISRGETTSDGMFTLEEVRCLGCCSLAAVARIDGNIHPFMKQDDIPRILKKYRKHEVK, encoded by the coding sequence ATGGTACGAGATAAAGGCAAGAAAGCTATCGCTGACAAGGTTCAGGAAATCGTCAAAAGTTACGATTCTGACCCTTCGGCAGTAATCGCTATACTTCAGGATGTTCAAGCTGAGTTTAACTATTTACCCAGGGAAGCACTTGTTGCGGTAAGTGAAGCAATGAATATCCCCTTGAGCAGGGTTTATGAAATATCTACTTTTTACAACGCGTTCAGCCTTAAACCTAGGGGAAGGCATGTAATTGAGATCTGTGCTGGAACGGCCTGTCATGTTCAGGGTGGTGATAAGATTATGGATCGGTTTGAGCGTGAACTTGGAATTTCCCGGGGTGAAACTACGTCGGACGGGATGTTCACTCTGGAAGAGGTACGTTGCCTAGGATGCTGTTCACTGGCAGCAGTTGCACGCATAGATGGCAATATTCATCCGTTTATGAAGCAGGATGACATTCCTCGAATATTGAAAAAATATAGGAAACATGAGGTGAAATAG
- the porB gene encoding pyruvate synthase subunit PorB, which translates to MKGTTVNFEIYVPKLFEKREFFSAGHRACQGCGEVLALRLLLKALGENAIIANATGCMEIISSAYPTTAWMLPYIHVAFENAAAVASGVEAAIKALRRKGKISDRYVKVVGVAGDGGTADIGFQALSGAVERGHDMMFVCLDNEAYMNTGIQRSSLTPFMAATTTSPAGKAIPGQRTDKKNMPEIMVAHKAAYVATACPSYPVDFVHKVQKAKRIKGPSYIHVLSVCPTGWRAASHEAVKLGRLAVETGIFPLYEVESGKYRITYEVPKRRPVEDYLKLQGRFRHLTPEHYRLIQEKVDKEFELLLSKVRYSKPW; encoded by the coding sequence ATGAAGGGTACAACAGTAAACTTTGAAATATATGTTCCTAAGCTATTTGAGAAAAGAGAGTTTTTCAGTGCTGGGCATAGGGCGTGCCAGGGGTGTGGCGAGGTACTTGCTCTCCGGTTGTTACTTAAAGCCCTTGGAGAGAATGCGATTATAGCCAATGCAACGGGCTGTATGGAGATCATATCTTCGGCGTATCCCACTACGGCGTGGATGCTTCCTTACATTCACGTGGCTTTCGAAAATGCTGCGGCGGTTGCCTCTGGTGTGGAAGCGGCGATAAAAGCACTCAGACGAAAGGGTAAAATCTCTGATCGTTATGTTAAAGTTGTGGGGGTTGCAGGTGACGGCGGTACAGCTGATATAGGTTTTCAGGCTCTATCTGGTGCGGTGGAAAGAGGGCATGATATGATGTTCGTCTGTCTCGATAACGAGGCGTATATGAATACGGGGATACAACGTTCTAGTTTGACTCCTTTCATGGCAGCAACGACGACTTCCCCTGCTGGTAAAGCCATCCCCGGGCAACGCACAGATAAGAAAAATATGCCTGAAATTATGGTGGCCCATAAGGCTGCATACGTTGCTACGGCTTGTCCTAGTTATCCTGTGGATTTTGTCCACAAGGTGCAGAAAGCAAAGAGGATAAAGGGTCCTTCATATATCCATGTACTATCCGTTTGTCCCACAGGTTGGCGGGCGGCATCTCATGAAGCGGTGAAGCTGGGAAGGCTGGCAGTCGAAACGGGTATTTTCCCTCTATATGAAGTGGAGAGTGGAAAGTACAGGATTACCTATGAGGTACCGAAGCGGAGACCTGTTGAGGATTACCTCAAGTTGCAGGGGCGATTCCGTCATCTGACGCCGGAACATTACAGGCTCATTCAGGAGAAGGTGGATAAAGAGTTTGAATTGCTGCTCAGCAAGGTTAGATATTCAAAGCCTTGGTAA